CCCACGAGGACCGTGAAGCCGACCGCGACGGCGGCGGCGACGAACTGCTCGAAGGCGACGAGGACCGCCGAGGAGAAGACGGCGCTGGCCAGCACCATCCCGTAGATGAGCCGCTTGGCGATCCGGTCGAGGAGCCTCTGTGAGTCCCGGATGTCGACCTCGACCCGCAGGTCCTCGTTGACGGCCTGGTCGAGCGCCTCCTCCAGTTTCGGCGGCGTCCGGACGGCCGATTTCGCGGCCTCCTGGACCTCGTCGGCGCGGTCCTGGACGTACTCGCGAGCCGTGTCGGCGAGGAAGCCCTGCTCGCGGAGATACCCCGTGGCCACGTCGATGAAGTCGAAGTCCGGGTCGAGCGTGACACAGACCCCTTCGACGACGGTCGCCACTCGGAGGACGAGCGCGAGGTTGGCCGGCAGGCGGAACGGGAAGTCGTAGATGGTGTCCTCGACCTGCTGGACGATCTGCTGGACGCGGTACTGCTCGATGTCCTCGCCGCGGGCGTCGGCGATGGCGAGTTCGAGCACGTCGGCCATCACCTTGCGGTCGGCCTCCGGACTGAGCGTCCCCATCTCGACGAGCGTGTCGAGGATCGCCTGGATGTCCTGGTCGGCGACGGCGATGTAGAAATCGACGATCTTGTCCTGGATGAACGGGTCGACGTAGCCGCTCATGCCGAAGTCGTAGAAGACGAGCGTCCCGTCGTCCTGCACCGCGAGGTTGCCGGGGTGGGGGTCGGCGTGGAAGACGCCGTCCTCGATGATCATCTGGAGGTACGCCTCCTGGAGGGTCTCGGCCAGCTCCGTCCGGTCGAGCCGGCGGTCGTCCAGCTCCTCGATGTCGGTGATCTTCGTCCCGGGGACGTACTCCATCGCGAGCACCCGCTTCGTCGAGCGGGTCTCGTCGACCTCTGGGATCCGGATCCGCGAGTCGTCGGCGAAGTTCTCGCGGATCTCGGTCAGCATCTCCGCCTCGCGGCCGTAGTCCATCTCCTCGCGGATCGTCTTGTCGAACTCGTCGGCGAGCGTCTGCAGGGAGAACGAGCGCGACTCGTCGACGAAGTACATCAGGATCGGCAGCGACCAGCGGATCACCCGCAGGTCCGACTCGATGAGGTCTTTCACCCCCGGCCGACGTACCTTCACCGCCACCTCGCCGTTCTCGGTCGTCGCGTAGTACACCTGGCCGAGGCTGGCCCCGCTGATGGCCTCGGTGTCGAACTCGTCGAAGGTCTCGTCGACCGGCCCGACTTCGTCCTCCAGCACCTCGCGGGCCCGCTCCCAGTCGGCCGGCGGGACGCGGTCCTGTAGCTCCTCGAGTTCCTCGATGTACTCCGGCGGGAGCACGTCCGGCCGCGTCGAGAGCAGCTGGCCGAGCTTGATGAACGTCGGCCCGAGCGTCAGGAGCGTGTCGAGGAGGACCCGCGCTCGCTCGCGACGGGTCTCGGCGGAGACCGTTCGGCTCCGGCCGAAGAGGAGGAACCGGTTGCGGTCCCGCGTGTACGCGACCAGGAGCGGCAGGAACTGCCACGTGACGACGACGAACCGCCAGTAGGCGCGTAGGTTCACGTGAAGTTCAGTCGTCGATCGGTATCTGCGTCTCCGGCGCGGCCTCCGCCTTCGGCAGTTCGAGTTCGAGGACGCCCCGGTCGATCGAACCGGAGGCGCCCGCGCCGGTCACGCCCGGCGGGAGCGGGAGTTCGACGTCGAGAAACAGCGACCGCTCCTCCGAGACGTAGTCGAACTCGGCGGGAACCGCCTTCTCGCGGCGTGCCTCGATGCGCAGGCGACTGCCCTCGACGGCCGCGTCGACCGTCTCGTCGGTCGCGCCCGGCAGGTCCAGTACCAGCAGGTACGCGTCGTCGCTCTCCAGCACGTCAGCGAACACCGCGTCGGGCAGGTCCCGGAGCGCATCACGCAACGTTGACATGAGCGGGGCTAAGGATGCGACGGCGTTAAACCCCGCGGTCGCACCCGCCCGACTGCGTCGGACCGCGACCCCGGGCGGGCGGTCGCGGGAGTCGGGCGGCCCGCTCGTCCGGCCGCCGAACGGCGACGCCCGACCGCTTATTGGCCGGGCGCCGAAACCACCGATATGGACGAACGACGCCGGTCGACGGCGGACCCGCCCGCGCTCGCGACGGTCCGCGAGCGCCTCGACGAACACCTCGCCCCGGTCGACCGGACCGAGACGCTGCCGGTCAGCACCGCGGTCGGCCGCACGCTCGCCGCGTCCGTCGCCGCCCGTCGTCCCGTCCCCGGCTTCGACGGGGCCGCCCGCGACGGCTTCGCGGTCCGCGCCGACGACACCGACGGCGCGACCGAGCGCGACCCCGCTGTGTTCGCCGTCGGGAGCGATATCGACGCGAACGCGGCCGTCCGCGTCGACGCCGGACGGCCGCTCCCCGACGGCGCGACGGCCGTGGTCGGGACCGAATCGGTCGCCGCTCCGGAGACGGACTCGGCGACCGCCGACGGCGCCGGCCTGTCGGTCACCGATCCGGTCGAACCCGGCGAGGGCGTCCGGTCGACCGGGGCGGACGTGGCGGCCAAGGAGACGGTGCTGAGAGCGGGCGACCGGATCGGTCCGTCGGACCCGGCGCTCTGCACCGCGGTCGGGCGAACGCGCGTCGAGGTCCGCCAGCGGCCGACGGTCGGGATCGTCCCGGTCGGCGGCGGCCTCACCGGTGGAGACCCCGGACCCGGCGAGGTCGTCGAGACCGACGGGACGACCGTCGCCGAGTTCGTCGAGCGGGCCGGCGGGAAGGTCGTCCTCCGCGACCCGGTCGAGCCGGAGCCCTACGCGCTCCGGCCGGCCGTCGAGCGCGACCTGACGAAGGACCTGCTCGTGACGGTCGGCGGGACCGGCGCCGGCGAGTCCGACCGGATCGTCGACGCGGTCGACGGGCTGGGCGAGGTGTTCGTCGACGGCGTCGCGGTCGAACCCGCGGAGACGGCGGCGCTGAGCGTCGTCCGCGAGCGCCCCGTCCTCTCGATCCCCGGCGACCCCGTCGCGGCGTTCGTCGCGACGACGCGGCTGGTCGCCCCCGCGGTCGCCCGACTGGCCGAGCGCGAACCGCCCGAGCCGCGGACCGTGGCCGCCGAACTCGCCGGTCCGGTCGAGAGCGAGTCCGGTGTCGAGTCGGTCGTCCCGGTCGCGCTCGACGGTGACGGCGGAGACGGGGCCGAAACCGCGGCTGCGGTCGCGTCCACGGTGAGGGACGAACCGCTGTCGACGCTCGCGCGGGCGGACGGCTGGGTCGCGGTCGCGCCCGAACGCGAACGGCTGGCCGCGGGCGAAACGGTTTCCGTCGAGCGCTGGGAGGCGTCGGTATGAGCGACCGCAAGGAGTTCCGCGACCTGGCCGACCCCGAGCGCGCCCGGGAGGTGGTCGCCTCGCTGGACCTGTCGGCGGGGAGCGAGCGCGTGGCCCTCGAAGACGCCCGCGGCCGGGTCCTCGCCGAGCGGGTCGACGCGGCGCTGGACGTGCCCGGATTCGACCGCGCCGCGATGGACGGCTACGCCGTGCGAGCGCCCGACACGTACGGCGCGAGCGAGGCGCGGCGCGCCTCGACGGCGAGCGGTGGAACCGCGAGCGACGCAGAGCCCGTCACCCTCCCGGTCGTCGGGAGCGTCCACGCCGGCGAGACGCCCGGCGTGGCACTCGACGAGGGTGAAGCCGCCGAGATATCGACCGGCGCCGTCATGCCCGAGGGCGCCGACGCCGTCGTGATCGTCGAGCGGACCGAGGAACTGACTGCCCCATCCGGTGGGGAGGGCGCCGACGGTGAGGAGAGCGACGAAACGGACCGCCGCGTCCGTATCGAGACGGCCGTCACCCCCGGCGAGAACGTCATGCTCGCCGGCGCGGACATCGCGGCGGGCGAGCGGGCGCTCGGTCCGGGCACGGAGTTGACCCCCCGCGAGATCGGTCTGCTGTCGGCCCTGGGCGTCGACGAGGTGCCGGTCCGGGCGACGCCGCGGGTCGCCATCGTCTCGACCGGCGACGAACTCGTCCGGCCCGGCGAGGACCTGGACCACCGGGCCGGCCAGATCCACGACGTGAACAGCTACGCCGTGGCGACCGCCGTCGAGGAGGCCGGCGGCGAGCCTGTCGTCTACCCCCACGTCGGCGACGACACGGACGCGATGGAGGAGACGCTCCTCGACGCGGCCGCCGACTGCGACCTCGTGTTGACCTCGGGGTCGACCAGCGCCAGCGCCGTCGACGTGGTGTATCGGGTCATCGAGGACCAGGGCGAACTGCTGTTGCACGGCGTCGCCATAAAGCCCGGCAAGCCGATGATCGTCGGTCGGATCGGTGGCGACCCCGGCGCCGGGAGCGACGCCGGGGACGGGAACGACGGCGCCGCCTACGTCGGTCTGCCGGGCTACCCGGTGTCGGCGCTGACCATCTTCCGCACGTTCGTCGCGCCGGCGATCCGGTCGTCCGCGGGGATCCCCGAGCCGCGAACCGCTCGCGTCGACGGGCGGATGGCGGTCACCGAGCGCACCGAGGAGGGTCGCCGACGCCTGCTCGCGGTCGGGCTGGTCGAGGACGAGGCGGGCGAGACGCTCGTCTACCCCGTCGACAAGGGCAGCGGCGCGACGACGACGCTCACCGCGGCCGACGGCGTCGTCGACGTGCCCGCGGACACGAACCGCCTCTCGGCCGGGGAGAAGGTGACCGTCGACCTGTTCTCGCCGGACGTGCGCCCGCCGACGCTGCTGGGCGTCGGCGAGGACGACCCGGCACTGTCGCGGCTGCTCGACCGACTGGAGCGGCCGCGGTATCTCGCTCGCGGCTCCCGCGGCGGACTGCGCGAGCTGCGCGATGGGCTCCCCGACGTGGCCGTCGTCGCCGGCCCCTTCGACGCCGACGAGGAGGGTATCGCGGACGCGGCGGAACTGGGCGGCTGGTCCCGCGAGTGGGGGCTGGTCGTCCCCGACGGGAACCCGGAGGGCGTGACGGGACTCGCGGATCTGGTCGACCGGGAGCTGTCGTTCGTCAACCGCGGGACCGAGTCGGGACTGCGGACGAGCCTCTCGAACGCGCTGGCCGACCTGGCCGACGGGCGCGGGGTCGACCGGCGGACGGTCACGGAGTCGATTTCGGGGTTCGACCGCGCCGCGCGAGCCTTCGAGAGCCCCGCCAGGTCGGTGGCCGCCGGCGACGCCGACGCGGGGCTGGGGTTGCGCGCGACGGCCGCGAAGCTCGGGCTCGGATTCGTCCCCGTCGGGTCCCAGCCCGTTCGGGTGCTGGCTAACCCCGACCGACTGGAGACGGCGAGCGTGCGGGAACTGGACGGGCTGCTGGCGGACGCGTCACCGGTGCTGGACGGACTCGACGGGTTCGATCGCCGGTGAGGGCGGTACACGAGAGCGGAAGCGGACGCATCACAGCGCATTTCTCCGCGGAGCCCGGACACCGGACCGTGACCGACGCACACAGACGCGTGGCGGTGGCCGAGCGGGCGGCGCGGGCGGGCGGCGCCGTCGCTCGGCAGGCGTTTCGCGGTGACCTGGCGGTCGAGACGAAAGCGGACAAGAACGACCTGGTGACCGAATCCGACCGGGACGCCCAGCGACAGGTCGTCTCGACGCTGCGCGCGGAGTTCCCGAACGACGCGATCGTCGGCGAAGAGGAGGCGGTGCCGATGGGGCCGGCCGGCGAGGAGACGGAGATCCTGTCGGACGTCCCCGAGAGCGGGGACACGTGGGTCGTCGACCCGATCGACGGGACGGCGAACTTCGCGCGCGGCCTGCGCACCTGGGGGACCGCGGTCGCGGCGGTGGCCGGCGGCGATCTGGCTGCGGCGGCCGTCTACCTGCCGGCGACCGAGGACATGTACGCCGCGGGGGCCGAGACGGGCACCCGCAACGGGTCGGCGCTGTCGGTCAGCGACCGGACCGACCCGGAGACGTTCGCGGTCGCGCCCGTCGGCCGCTTCGAGCGCGGGAGCGGCGACGAGCTGGGCGCCATCGCCGAGTCGGTCGTCGACGACCTGGGCGACTTCCGGCGGTTCGGCAGCATGCAGGCGACGCTGTCGTTCGTCGCGAGCGGCGAGCTCGACGCCGCCTTCTCGACGTACACGCCCGATCCGTGGGACTCGCTGGCCGGGATCCACCTCGTCCGGCGGGCCGGCGGGACGGTCACGGATCTGGCGGGCGAGCCGTGGACCCGGGACAGCGAGGGGATCGTCGCGAGCAACGGCGAGGCCCACGAGGCGGTTCGCGCGGTCGCGCGAGCGGCCGAGTCGGGGTAGCGAGCCGGCCGGCGGTCGTGTCGTCGGCTCGCCAACGCATCTCGCGGGTCACTTCGTTCCCCGCTCGTCAGTTCCGTGCCCTCCCTCCGTCTGCTCACGGGCGGCTTCGCCGCCCGTTCGCGTGGTACGAGGGACCTCCGGTCCCTCGCTGCTCGGCCACGCACCGGAAAGCTAAACAGCGTGACGCGCGGGATACCGGCCATGGAAAACGAGCGGGTCCTGACGGAGCGGACCTGGCTGGGTGCGTTCGTCGCGCTCGTGGCGGCGCTCGCGGTCGGGTCCGTCGTCGCCACCGAGCGCGTCTACGACCGGTTCATCTGGCGGTACTTCTGGGGGCCGATCTACTCGGACGCCAACAACGCCCGCTGTGCCGCCCTGTCCGGCGACGGGATCGAACTGCTGGGCACGGACGCGGCCTGCCGGGCGGCGACCGGCGTCGTCGCCGAGACCGGCTACACGACCGTCTCGACGTTCGGCTACATGGCCGTGCTGGTGTTCATGCTCGGCGGGGTCTACCTGTTGCTCGACCGGCTGGACGTGGGCGGGGACAAGCGTCTGTTCCTCTCGCTGGTCCCGTTCATGCTGTCCGGCGGGGCGGTCCGGGTCGTCGAGGACGCGACCGACGCCGCGGTCGCCGCGGGCGTCGAACCGGTCGTCAGCTACCCGCTGAACGTGCTGTTCATCAGCCCGATCATCTACGTGACGGTGTTCCTGATCACGCTGGCGGCCCTGCTGGCGAGCATGTGGCTCGAAGCCCGGGAGATGGTCCGGAACCGCTACCGGGCCCTGGCCGGGTTCGGGATCGGGGTCCTCGCGCTCACGCTGGCGTACCTCTTCTTCGTCGCCTTCACCCGCGAGTACGTCTCCGTCTACCCGCAGATCCTGCTCGTCGACGTGGGGCTGGCGTCCGTGCTCGCCTACCTCCTGTACGTCGGCGCCGACCGCTACGAGCCCGCGATCAACGCGGGGACTGGCATCGTCGGCCTGGGGATCCTCTGGGCGCACGCGATCGACGGCGTGGCCAACGTCGTCGCGGCCGACTGGCTGCCCGAGCTGGGCCACCCGATCGAGGCCTACGGCGCGAAACACGTCGCCAACCGGGCGATCATCGACGTCACCCAGGCGATCCAGCCGGCGTCGCTGTCCGCGGTGATCGGGACCTCCTGGCCGTTCCTGTTCGTGAAACTCGCCGTCGCGCTGGGGATCGTGTGGCTGTTCGACGAGCGGATCTTCGACGAGAGCCCGCGCTACGCCGTGCTCTTGCTCGTCGCGGCGGCGGCCGTCGGGCTCGGCCCGGGGACCCGGGACATCCTCCGGGTCACGTTCGCGATCTGAGCCCCGAACCGCCGAAGTCGCGACTCGTTGGCCCGCCGACGAGCGGGCGCGGTCGCTACCGATCCTATCGAAAACCGACGGAGAATCCCGGCCGTCAGACCGTTTCGAGCGCCGACTCGGGGTAGTAACGGCTCCCACACGTCGGGCACTCGGCCACGGTCACCTCGCCGCCCGTCGCGGGCGACGCCACGCTCGTTCGCACCAGTTTCTGGTCGCAGTCTGTACACGGGAGGTCGAACTCGGATACCATGATACGCTCCTCTGACGGTCCGCTTCGGGCCTGCAGAAGCGACGCCAGGTGCCGTGTGAACGATGCGCACCCGACGGCATAAATTCTCGCATTAGTCGGTTTCGTTGCATATTCCGCGCCGTCGGTGGGTTACAAAAATCGGGTCGGGCGATGGAGTCCGCGCGGGATCCGACCCGTCAGGGGTACGGGTGGTGGTCGCGGTCGAGGGCGGGTTCGAAGCCCATGTCGGCGGGGACCGAGCGGGCGCGCTCGCCGAAGTACGGGTCGCCGAAGAACAGAGGCTGGGCGGTCGGGACGACGACGCGGACGGCCTCGAAGCCGAGGCGCCCCACGTCGCGGGTCGTCGTCCGGGCGGCGTAGGCTGAACAGCCGGCGTCGACGACCCGGTCGAGGACGGCGTCGAGGTGAGCGCCGCCCTCGGGGACGGTCTCGGGGCCGACGGAGGCGGCGTCGACGGTCGTCTCGGGGCTGACGAACGCGTCGACGACCGGCGGGCGGTCGGCGTAGTGGCCGATGGCACCGTCGGTCTCGGCGGCGCCCTCGCGGCCCATCCCGTCGAGTTCGACCCAGTTCTGGACGGCCTCGGCCAGCGCGTCGCGGGCGGCCCGGCCGGCGTCGAGGTCGGCGGCCGTTCCGAGCGCGAGCGCCGGCCACTGCTCGCGGGTGACGGCGACCGCGACGACGGGCACGTCCACGTCCTGCGTGAGCAGGAGCGCGGTCGCCTCGAGCCCTTCCGCGCCGGCGCGGGCGGCCAGGCGCTCGTAGCCCGGGTCGGCCACGTCCAGTCCGAGCGGCTCGTACGTCGAGTACCAGGCGATGGTGGTCGCGTCGCGCTCGACGACCTCGTACAGCCCCGACAGCAGCGCCTCGACCGAGGAGTTCCCGAGACCGAGCCCGGTGGTGACGGCCGGCCGGATCGTCCGCTCGGGCGGCGGGTAGTGGACCGCCTCGGCGGGCAGGGAGACCGGCCGCTCCGTGACCAGGTCCGTCCCGGGGACCCACGGGCGCTCGGCCCGGTCGCCGCCGGCGTCGACGCCGCCGTCACCGTTCCCGACCCAGCTCTCGGGACGGACGAACTCGGAGGGGGCGACGGCGTCCGCGAGATCGGTCGCGGCGGCGGCTTTGAACTCCCGGCCGTGGTAGACGCCGGCGCAGTACCGTTCGTAGGCCTCGCCGAGCGCCTTCATGAACGCGGCGTCCCAGCCGGGGTCGACGCCGGCCGCCTGCCGCGAAGCGGTCGCGTCCGCGAACGCGCCGGTGTCGCAGATTTGGGCGAGGTAGTACGGCGCCGGGTAGGACTCGGCCTCGCCGACCTGCTGGACGACGCCGACGCGGTCGTCGAGCCCGCGTTCGGCCCGCGAGAGCGACCGCTCCACGTCGCGGTCGAGGTGACCGCGGTCGAGGACGCTGTCCCGGCCCTCGCCGCACTCACAGCCCGGCACCGGGAGGAACTCCCGCTCGGTGTGTGGGAGTTCGATCGCGGTTCCGAGCGGGTCGGCCTCGGCGGGGTCGAGCAACTGGACGGCCCGGCGGCCGGCGACGGCGCCGGCGAAGCGGACGGTCGCGTCGGCGGGCGCGGCCGTCGGGTCGGCGTCGGGGTCGGCGTTCGACTCGACGCGGGCGGCGAGACACCGGTAGCACGCGCCTTCCGGGTCGAACGCCGCGACGGCGGCGTCGACGACCGGTACGCCGCCGATCCCGCCGAGTTCGACCGCGACCCAGGGGACGCCCGCCTCGCGGGCGCGGCCGTTCGCTCGCTCGAACGTCGCCGCGCCGGCCCGGTCGACCACCACGGCCAGCCGCGTCCCGGGGTCGAACGCCGCGCTCTCGGGCCGATCGAGCGGTTCGTCCGCGTCGCCCAGCGCCGCCGCGACCGCGTCGGCGGCGGGGCCGGATCCGACGAGTTCGACTGTCATGCCAGCCCGGAGGGGGCGACGGGTAGAAAAGCCCGGGGACTCGTCCGGCCGCGCCGGTCCGCGGGCTGCCCCCGGGCCGGCGCGCTCGCGGCGACGCTCACTCGTCCAGTCGATTCTGGGCGACCGTCCCCAGTTCCGGCAGGTCGAGGTCGCGCACGTCCTCGGCCAGCCGGAGCCGCAGGCGCGGTCGGCCCACGTCGATGGGCACCTTCTCCGTGGTGACGAGGCCGCTGTCCTCGAGGCGGGTCTTCATCCGCGAGAAGGTGGCCTTGCTCGCCAGGCCCACGTCCTCGCCCCACTTGCTCATGTCGTAGAGCAACTGGCCGTTGCGCGCGGCGACCAGCAGTGCGATGGCGACCTCGCCCAGTCCCTCGCCGTCGCCCTTCGCGACCGTCAGCGAGTCGAGCAGGCCGTCGAAGTCCTCGGCGGTGTCGGCGCCGATGTCGGCCGCCAGCGTCTCGCGGACCGCCGACAGCGGGGGCGTCCGCAGCGAGTACGCCTCGGCGTCGGTCCACTCGCGCTCGTAGCGCCCGCGCATGTCCTCGACGAAGGCGTCGTCGGTGGTCGTCAGGCCGCCGACCCGGTCGCCGGCCTCGACCAGCGAGACGACCGCCGACTCGGTCACCAGCAGCGACGCCTCGGGGGCGTCCGCCAGCACCCGCAGCTCCAGGGTTCCGGCGTCGACGAGGTCGGCGGCGTGGCCGGCGACGATGAAGTCCGCGAGCACGTCCTTGATCGGGTCGCCGGGCGCGAGCAACCGAACGGTCGGCCGCGTCTCCACCTCGTGCAGCCCGAATATCAGCTCGGAGATAGTCTCCCGCGTCGGGTTGACCGCGTAGACGACGCCGCTACTGTCCCGAAAGACGCCCGCCAGAACGGCACCCACGTCGGCTTCGAGAAAGTTCGAACTCATCTGATAGCTATGGTATTTCGCATTATCACACTTAATTTTACCGCCAGAACTCGTTGAATCGACCCGAAGGGACTCCCAGGCCGACGATACGTCGCGGTCCCGTCCGGGAAGGAGTGAGGCCCGGGTTCGGGGCGTCCAGCGGGACCGCCGGCGCGGTCCCGGTCGCTCGCCGAAAAGGTAGATTATTGACGGGGCGTCGCCGACACTCATGTACCATGAACTACGACACGGTCCGATCGGTTGACCCGGCGGTCGCGGACGCACTGGAGGCGGAGGTCGACCGCCAGGGCGACACACTGGCGATGATCGCGAGCGAGAACCACGTCAGCGAGGCGGTGCTCGAAGCCCAGAGCTCGGTGCTGACGAACAAGTACGCCGAGGGCTACCCCGGTTCGCGCTACTACGGCGGCTGCGAGCACGCCGACACCGTCGAACAGCTCGCCATCGACCGCGCGAAGGAGCTGTGGGGCGCCGAGTACGTCAACGTCCAGCCCCACTCCGGTTCGCAGGCCAACATGGCCGTCTACACCGCCGTGCTCGAACCGGGCGACAAGATCCTCTCGCTGGACCTGACCCACGGCGGCCACCTCAGCCACGGCCACCCCAAGAACTTCGCCGGGCAGGTGTACGAGGTCGAGAACTACGAGGTCGACGAAGAGACCGGCCGCCTCGACTTCGAGGAGATCCGCGCCCACGCCGAGGAGTTCGAGCCGGACATGATCGTCTCGGGCTTCTCCGCGTACCCGCGCGAGGTCCAGTGGGACGAGTTCCAGGCCGTCGCCGACGACGTGGACGCCTACCACCTGGCCGACATCGCGCACATCACCGGGCTGGTCGCCGCCGGCGTCCACGACTCGCCGGTCGGCGTCGCCGACTTCGTCACCGGCTCGACGCACAAGACCATCCGCGCCGGCCGCGGCGGCATCGTCATGGCCGACGAGGAGTACGGCGACGCCGTCGACTCGGCGATCATCCCCGGCACGCAGGGCGGCCCGCTCATGCACAACATCGCCGGCAAGGCCGTCGGCTTCAAGGAGGCGCTCCAGCCCCACTTCGAGGAGTACGCCGAGCAGACCATCGCCAACGCGCAGGCGCTGGCCGACCACCTGCAGGAACACGGCTTCTCGCTGGTCTCGGGCGGCACCGACAACCACCTCGTGCTCGTCGACCTCCGCGACTCCCACCCCGACGTGACCGGTAAGGAGGCCGAGGAAGCGCTCGAAGACGTGGGCATCGTCCTCAACGCGAACACGGTCCCGGGCGAGACCCGCTCGCCGTTCGTGGCCTCGGGCATCCGCGCGGGCACGCCCGCGCTGACGACTCGCGGCTTCGACGAGGACGCCACCGAGACGGTCGGCCACTGCATCGCCGAGGTCATCGACAACCCCGACGACGAGGACGTCAAGGCGGAGGTCGCCGAGATCGTCGCCGGTCTCTGCGAGGAGTACCCGCTGTACGGCGAGGACAGCGACGGGCTCGTCTTCGAGTAGTCGACACAGCGGGCCTGTGATCCGGCCCCGCCAGAGCGCCGTATACTTTTCAGCGAGGCGACCGGACGAGCGACCATGAGCGACAGCGTCGACGACGCCCGCCGAACCGCCCTCCGCCTGACAGGACTCGTCGTCGCCGGCACCGGTCTCTCGGGCTGTCTCGACGACTCGGGAGGCTCCGGGAGCGCGGATACGACTGATGAGCCCGGCGGTCCGGCTGGCGGGTCGGACGGCGACGACGACGGAGCGGGCGGGACCGACGCAGTGGACGACGCGGAGGCGACCGAGGAGACGGAAACGAAGACGGGGACGGAGACGACCGATCGCAGTGGCGACACCGGAACGAGCGAGTCGGACCTCGACCTCCGGGAGGCCAACGTCACCGCCGCCGAGTTCGAGTCGTCGGACGGTGCCTATCGCTTCTCGGTCACGCTCTACCACGACGACGACGGCGAGGGCGGCTACGCGAACTGGTGGCAAGTCGAAGATCTGGACGGCGAGCGACTAGGTCGGCGGGATCTCGCACACCCCCACTCGACGGACCCGTTCACCCGTTCTGAGACTATCGAGGTTCCAGCGGGGGTCGCGTGCGTGGTCGTCCGCAGGCACGACCAGACCCACGAGTACGGCGGGCGGGCGATGGTCGTCGACCTCGATAGCGGCGAGACGCGTGCCGTCGATCAGGGGACGGACCCTGAATCGTTCGACGAGCGCGACTGTCCCTGACTGTCGGGTGCGAGCGGTCGTGGCGACCGGCGGCGGGCGTGCGTCACCGCTTCACCCGGGAACCTGCCGTAGACGGGCCGTTTATACGGATCCGTTCCCGAGTATCCGGTATGACCGATCTGGACGCGACCGACCGAGCGATCCTCAACGCCTATCAGGGCGGGTTCCCGGTCGTCGCGGACCCCTACGAGCCGGCGGCCGCCGCGCTGGCCGACCACGGCGTGGACGTGACTGCCGAGGAGTTACACGACCGTCTCTCCCGTCTCGACGAGGAGGGCGTCCTCACGCGCTTCGGCGCGCTGATAAACGCCGAAGCCATCGGCGGCACGGCGACGCTCGTCGCGATGCACGCGCCCGAGGAGCGCTTCGACGAAGTGGCCGAGCAGGTCAACGCTCACACCGAAGTCGCGCACAACTACGAGCGCGAACACCCGCACCTCAACATGTGGTTCGTCGTCAGCGTCGCCGACGAGGCCCGCGTCGACGAGGTGCTCGCCGAGATCGAGGACGAGACCGGCCAGGAGACGTACAACCTCCCCAAACAGCGGGAGTTCCACGTCGGCGCGAAGTTCCCCGTCGAGGGACCGCTCGAAGACAGCGACGGCGGGATCGACCTTTCGGACCTGGGCCCCGAGGTGGAACCGACCGACCGCGACAGCCTCACTCCTCGCGA
The window above is part of the Halosimplex rubrum genome. Proteins encoded here:
- a CDS encoding ABC1 kinase family protein codes for the protein MNLRAYWRFVVVTWQFLPLLVAYTRDRNRFLLFGRSRTVSAETRRERARVLLDTLLTLGPTFIKLGQLLSTRPDVLPPEYIEELEELQDRVPPADWERAREVLEDEVGPVDETFDEFDTEAISGASLGQVYYATTENGEVAVKVRRPGVKDLIESDLRVIRWSLPILMYFVDESRSFSLQTLADEFDKTIREEMDYGREAEMLTEIRENFADDSRIRIPEVDETRSTKRVLAMEYVPGTKITDIEELDDRRLDRTELAETLQEAYLQMIIEDGVFHADPHPGNLAVQDDGTLVFYDFGMSGYVDPFIQDKIVDFYIAVADQDIQAILDTLVEMGTLSPEADRKVMADVLELAIADARGEDIEQYRVQQIVQQVEDTIYDFPFRLPANLALVLRVATVVEGVCVTLDPDFDFIDVATGYLREQGFLADTAREYVQDRADEVQEAAKSAVRTPPKLEEALDQAVNEDLRVEVDIRDSQRLLDRIAKRLIYGMVLASAVFSSAVLVAFEQFVAAAVAVGFTVLVGLLLFLSFRDREGIRAQPQFTRQSMREGDRER
- a CDS encoding Hsp20/alpha crystallin family protein gives rise to the protein MSTLRDALRDLPDAVFADVLESDDAYLLVLDLPGATDETVDAAVEGSRLRIEARREKAVPAEFDYVSEERSLFLDVELPLPPGVTGAGASGSIDRGVLELELPKAEAAPETQIPIDD
- a CDS encoding molybdopterin-binding protein, which codes for MDERRRSTADPPALATVRERLDEHLAPVDRTETLPVSTAVGRTLAASVAARRPVPGFDGAARDGFAVRADDTDGATERDPAVFAVGSDIDANAAVRVDAGRPLPDGATAVVGTESVAAPETDSATADGAGLSVTDPVEPGEGVRSTGADVAAKETVLRAGDRIGPSDPALCTAVGRTRVEVRQRPTVGIVPVGGGLTGGDPGPGEVVETDGTTVAEFVERAGGKVVLRDPVEPEPYALRPAVERDLTKDLLVTVGGTGAGESDRIVDAVDGLGEVFVDGVAVEPAETAALSVVRERPVLSIPGDPVAAFVATTRLVAPAVARLAEREPPEPRTVAAELAGPVESESGVESVVPVALDGDGGDGAETAAAVASTVRDEPLSTLARADGWVAVAPERERLAAGETVSVERWEASV
- a CDS encoding molybdopterin biosynthesis protein, with amino-acid sequence MSDRKEFRDLADPERAREVVASLDLSAGSERVALEDARGRVLAERVDAALDVPGFDRAAMDGYAVRAPDTYGASEARRASTASGGTASDAEPVTLPVVGSVHAGETPGVALDEGEAAEISTGAVMPEGADAVVIVERTEELTAPSGGEGADGEESDETDRRVRIETAVTPGENVMLAGADIAAGERALGPGTELTPREIGLLSALGVDEVPVRATPRVAIVSTGDELVRPGEDLDHRAGQIHDVNSYAVATAVEEAGGEPVVYPHVGDDTDAMEETLLDAAADCDLVLTSGSTSASAVDVVYRVIEDQGELLLHGVAIKPGKPMIVGRIGGDPGAGSDAGDGNDGAAYVGLPGYPVSALTIFRTFVAPAIRSSAGIPEPRTARVDGRMAVTERTEEGRRRLLAVGLVEDEAGETLVYPVDKGSGATTTLTAADGVVDVPADTNRLSAGEKVTVDLFSPDVRPPTLLGVGEDDPALSRLLDRLERPRYLARGSRGGLRELRDGLPDVAVVAGPFDADEEGIADAAELGGWSREWGLVVPDGNPEGVTGLADLVDRELSFVNRGTESGLRTSLSNALADLADGRGVDRRTVTESISGFDRAARAFESPARSVAAGDADAGLGLRATAAKLGLGFVPVGSQPVRVLANPDRLETASVRELDGLLADASPVLDGLDGFDRR
- a CDS encoding inositol monophosphatase family protein, producing MTDAHRRVAVAERAARAGGAVARQAFRGDLAVETKADKNDLVTESDRDAQRQVVSTLRAEFPNDAIVGEEEAVPMGPAGEETEILSDVPESGDTWVVDPIDGTANFARGLRTWGTAVAAVAGGDLAAAAVYLPATEDMYAAGAETGTRNGSALSVSDRTDPETFAVAPVGRFERGSGDELGAIAESVVDDLGDFRRFGSMQATLSFVASGELDAAFSTYTPDPWDSLAGIHLVRRAGGTVTDLAGEPWTRDSEGIVASNGEAHEAVRAVARAAESG